The Gymnogyps californianus isolate 813 chromosome Z, ASM1813914v2, whole genome shotgun sequence genome has a window encoding:
- the FST gene encoding follistatin isoform X1 gives MLNQRIHPGMLLLLMFLCHFMEDHTVQAGNCWLRQARNGRCQVLYKTDLSKEECCKTGRLTTSWTEEDVNDNTLFKWMIFNGGAPNCIPCKETCENVDCGPGKKCKMNKKNKPRCVCAPDCSNITWKGPVCGLDGKTYRNECALLKARCKEQPELEVQYQGKCKKTCRDVLCPGSSTCVVDQTNNAYCVTCNRICPEPTSPEQYLCGNDGITYASACHLRKATCLLGRSIGLAYEGKCIKAKSCEDIQCSAGKKCLWDFKVGRGRCALCDELCPESKSDEAVCASDNTTYPNECAMKEAACSMGVLLEVKHSGSCNSINEDPEDEEEDEDQDYSFPISSILEW, from the exons ATGTTAAATCAGAGAATCCACCCGGGCATGCTCTTACTCCTGATGTTTCTGTGCCACTTCATGGAAGATCACACAGTGCAGG CTGGGAACTGCTGGCTCCGGCAGGCGCGGAACGGCCGCTGCCAGGTCCTCTACAAAACCGACCTCAGCAAGGAGGAGTGCTGCAAGACCGGCCGCCTGACAACTTCGTGGACGGAAGAGGACGTCAACGACAACACGCTTTTTAAGTGGATGATTTTTAATGGGGGAGCCCCAAACTGCATCCCGTGCAAAG AAACGTGCGAGAATGTGGACTGTGGACCCgggaagaaatgtaaaatgaacaAGAAGAACAAACCTCGGTGTGTTTGTGCTCCGGATTGCTCTAATATCACTTGGAAGGGCCCCGTGTGTGGCTTAGATGGGAAAACCTACAGGAACGAGTGTGCCCTTCTCAAAGCCAGATGTAAAGAACAGCCCGAACTTGAAGTCCAGTATCAGGGCAAATGCAAAA AGACCTGTAGGGATGTTTTATGCCCAGGCAGCTCCACGTGTGTGGTTGACCAAACTAATAATGCCTACTGCGTGACATGTAATCGAATTTGCCCAGAGCCTACCTCCCCTGAACAGTATCTCTGCGGGAATGACGGCATAACTTACGCCAGTGCCTGCCACCTGAGGAAAGCTACCTGCCTACTGGGCAGATCCATTGGATTAGCCTACGAAGGAAAATGCATCA AAGCCAAATCCTGTGAAGACATTCAGTGCAGTGCTGGGAAGAAATGCTTGTGGGATTTTAAGGTTGGCAGAGGTCGGTGCGCCCTCTGCGATGAGCTATGCCCTGAAAGCAAGTCAGATGAGGCAGTCTGTGCCAGCGATAACACAACTTACCCAAACGAGTGTGCCATGAAAGAGGCAGCCTGCTCCATGGGTGTGCTTCTAGAAGTAAAGCACTCCGGATCTTGCAACT CCATTAATGAAGACCCAGAGGAcgaagaggaagatgaagaccAGGACTACAGCTTTCCTATATCTTCCATTCTAGAGTGGTAA
- the FST gene encoding follistatin isoform X2: MLNQRIHPGMLLLLMFLCHFMEDHTVQAGNCWLRQARNGRCQVLYKTDLSKEECCKTGRLTTSWTEEDVNDNTLFKWMIFNGGAPNCIPCKETCENVDCGPGKKCKMNKKNKPRCVCAPDCSNITWKGPVCGLDGKTYRNECALLKARCKEQPELEVQYQGKCKKTCRDVLCPGSSTCVVDQTNNAYCVTCNRICPEPTSPEQYLCGNDGITYASACHLRKATCLLGRSIGLAYEGKCIKAKSCEDIQCSAGKKCLWDFKVGRGRCALCDELCPESKSDEAVCASDNTTYPNECAMKEAACSMGVLLEVKHSGSCN; the protein is encoded by the exons ATGTTAAATCAGAGAATCCACCCGGGCATGCTCTTACTCCTGATGTTTCTGTGCCACTTCATGGAAGATCACACAGTGCAGG CTGGGAACTGCTGGCTCCGGCAGGCGCGGAACGGCCGCTGCCAGGTCCTCTACAAAACCGACCTCAGCAAGGAGGAGTGCTGCAAGACCGGCCGCCTGACAACTTCGTGGACGGAAGAGGACGTCAACGACAACACGCTTTTTAAGTGGATGATTTTTAATGGGGGAGCCCCAAACTGCATCCCGTGCAAAG AAACGTGCGAGAATGTGGACTGTGGACCCgggaagaaatgtaaaatgaacaAGAAGAACAAACCTCGGTGTGTTTGTGCTCCGGATTGCTCTAATATCACTTGGAAGGGCCCCGTGTGTGGCTTAGATGGGAAAACCTACAGGAACGAGTGTGCCCTTCTCAAAGCCAGATGTAAAGAACAGCCCGAACTTGAAGTCCAGTATCAGGGCAAATGCAAAA AGACCTGTAGGGATGTTTTATGCCCAGGCAGCTCCACGTGTGTGGTTGACCAAACTAATAATGCCTACTGCGTGACATGTAATCGAATTTGCCCAGAGCCTACCTCCCCTGAACAGTATCTCTGCGGGAATGACGGCATAACTTACGCCAGTGCCTGCCACCTGAGGAAAGCTACCTGCCTACTGGGCAGATCCATTGGATTAGCCTACGAAGGAAAATGCATCA AAGCCAAATCCTGTGAAGACATTCAGTGCAGTGCTGGGAAGAAATGCTTGTGGGATTTTAAGGTTGGCAGAGGTCGGTGCGCCCTCTGCGATGAGCTATGCCCTGAAAGCAAGTCAGATGAGGCAGTCTGTGCCAGCGATAACACAACTTACCCAAACGAGTGTGCCATGAAAGAGGCAGCCTGCTCCATGGGTGTGCTTCTAGAAGTAAAGCACTCCGGATCTTGCAACT gA